From Lolium perenne isolate Kyuss_39 chromosome 5, Kyuss_2.0, whole genome shotgun sequence, a single genomic window includes:
- the LOC127298033 gene encoding peroxidase 40-like, whose translation MELAPVALTLLLAALAAAADTTPVNKSCVTGSAGASVSIGYGGASASAGVSLGADAYRSDCPLAEEIVRAAVDEAIAADPRMAASLLRLHFHDCFVNGCDGSVLLDDTHLFVGEKTAVPNANSLRGFEVVDAIKAQLELACPETVSCADVLAIAARDSVVASGGPSWQVEVGRKDSRTASLQAANTNLPAPTSGVATLVQKFTNVGLSAKDMVALSGAHTIGKARCTTFSARIAGVGVSAGSANKDMGFLQSLQQLCAGSASSSALAHLDLSTPATFDNQYYINLLSGDGLLPSDQALASPAGAEDVAALVADYAFDASLFFDDFAASMLRMGRLAPGGGRASTEVRRNCRVVN comes from the exons ATGGAGCTCGCTCCCGTGGCCCTGACACTCCTGCTTGCAGCACTTGCCGCCGCCGCTGACACCACGCCCGTCAACAAGTCCTGCGTCACCGGCAGCGCCGGCGCCTCCGTGAGCATCGGGTACGGCGGGGCCAGCGCCAGCGCCGGCGTGTCCCTCGGCGCCGACGCGTACCGGTCTGACTGCCCCCTCGCCGAGGAGATCGTCCGCGCGGCCGTCGACGAGGCCATCGCCGCCGACCCACGCATGGCTGCGTCCCTCCTCCGCCTCCACTTCCACGACTGCTTCGTCAAT GGTTGCGACGGCTCCGTGCTCCTGGACGACACGCACTTGTTCGTCGGAGAGAAGACAGCGGTGCCGAACGCCAACTCGCTGAGGGGGTTCGAGGTGGTCGACGCCATCAAGGCCCAGCTCGAGCTGGCGTGCCCGGAGACCGTCTCCTGCGCCGACGTCCTCGCCATCGCCGCGCGCGACTCCGTCGTAGCT TCTGGTGGGCCGAGCTGGCAGGTGGAGGTCGGCCGGAAGGACAGCCGCACGGCGAGCCTCCAGGCCGCTAACACCAACCTCCCCGCGCCGACTTCCGGCGTCGCCACTCTCGTGCAGAAGTTCACCAACGTCGGCCTCTCCGCCAAGGACATGGTCGCCCTCTCCG GCGCGCACACCATCGGGAAAGCTCGGTGCACGACGTTCAGCGCGCGCATCGCCGGGGTCGGCGTCTCGGCCGGCTCCGCCAACAAGGACATGGGGTTCCTGCAGTCTCTGCAGCAGCTCTGcgcggggtcggcgagctcgtcggcgcTCGCGCACCTGGACCTCTCCACGCCAGCCACCTTCGACAACCAGTACTACATCAACCTGCTCTCCGGCGACGGCCTGCTGCCGTCCGACCAGGCGCTGGCCTCGCCCGCTGGCGCCGAGGACGTCGCGGCGCTCGTTGCCGACTACGCGTTCGACGCGTCGCTCTTCTTCGACGACTTCGCGGCCTCCATGCTGAGGATGGGGAGGCTGGCGCCGGGCGGAGGCCGCGCCTCCACCGAGGTCCGCCGCAACTGCCGTGTCGTCAACTAG